CCTGGTCGCGAGCTACCCCACGTCGCTGTTGATGAGAAAGCTGGAGAAGCGTCTTGGCCACTGAACCCCTCCCCCTGCAGAAGACGGATTCGCCCGGGCCGGCCGCCGCTCCCGAGGAGGCCGTCCCCGCCTCGGCCCGTACGGGCGAGCCGCTGGTCCGGTTCGACAAGGTGGTCAAGCGCTACGGCGACCATGTGGTCCTGGACGAGCTGGACTTCACCGTGGACCGCGGCGAGCACGTCACCCTGATCGGGCCCAGCGGCTCGGGCAAAACCACGATCCTGCGGCTGCTGATGACGCTGGAGAAGGTCAGCGGCGGGGTGATCTGGGTCGACGGCGCCCCGCTGACCCACCTACGCAGCCCGGACGGCTCGCTGAAGCCGGCGGGCGAGAAGCAGCTGCGCGAGTCCCGGAAGAAGATCGGGATGGTCTTCCAGCAGTTCAACCTCTTCCCGAACATGAAGGTGATCGAGAACATCACGGAGGCCCCGGTCAGCGTGCTCGGCAAGAGCCGCGAGGAGGCGGAGACCCGGGCCCGGGAGCTGCTGGACCTGGTCGGGCTCTCGGCGAAGGTCGACGCCCATCCCTCCCAGCTCTCCGGCGGCCAGCAGCAGCGGGTGGCGATCGCGCGGGCGCTGGCCATGGAGCCGGAGATCCTGCTGCTCGACGAGGTGACCTCCGCGCTCGACCCGGAGCTGGTGGCCGGGGTGCTGGAGCTGCTCGGCGACATCGCCCGCAACACCGACATCACCATGCTCTGCGTGACCCACGAGATGAACTTCGCCCGGGACGTCTCGGAGAAGGTCCTGATGTTCGACGCGGGACGGGTCGTGGAATCCGGATCCCCGGAAAAAATCTTCTCGGATCCCTCACACGAACGTACGCGCGAGTTCCTCAACGCGGTGCTGTGACCTCGCCGTTGATGCGCTGCTCATGGCAGTGGCATATGCCAGACGGGTGCGCCCCAGATGACAGCTCCGGGGCGCCCCTACTGACTCGTCAACTGCCGCCCCGCGGGGGCCTTCCGGCGGCTATCGTGGGGCGAAAGCTTGCGGTCACAACCTGGTAGGGGGACACCGTGGCGTTGAAGCCCGAGCCGACGGCGCCGTTCCACTCGGTGCAGTACGCCCTGCGCGTGCTCGAATCGGTCTCCAAACACGGCAACGGTGTGACCGATGCCCAGATCTCCCGGGAGACCGGGCTGCCGACCGGCCACCTCGCCTCCCTCCTCCTCACACTGCGCCGCGAGGGGTATGTGGAGCAGGTCAGCGACGGCGCGTACGTCATCGGCGCGTCCCTTCTGCTGCTCGGCTCCGGGGCGGCCCGCCGCAGGGCCCTGGAGGACCGCCTCCAGCTCACCCTGTCCGAGCTGCGCGACTCCGTCGGCGCGGCCGTCTATCTCAGCCGGTATACGGACGGCGAGGTCAGTGTGACGCAGGTCGCGGACGGACCGCTCACCCCCGCGGTCAACGAGTGGGTGGACTTCCGCTCCTCGGCGCACGCCAGCGCGGTCGGCAAGTGCCTGCTGGCCCAGCTCGACCACGACGGGCGGCGCGACCACATCTCCCGGCACCGGACGGCCCGGCTCACCTCGCGGACGATCACCGACGAGAAGATCCTCTTCTCCCAGCTGGACGCCCAGTCCGCCACGGTCCCGGTGCTGGATCTCCAGGAGTACGCGGTGGGCACCGTCTGCGCGGCCGTTCCGCTGACGGCAGGCTCCG
This sequence is a window from Streptomyces parvus. Protein-coding genes within it:
- a CDS encoding IclR family transcriptional regulator — protein: MALKPEPTAPFHSVQYALRVLESVSKHGNGVTDAQISRETGLPTGHLASLLLTLRREGYVEQVSDGAYVIGASLLLLGSGAARRRALEDRLQLTLSELRDSVGAAVYLSRYTDGEVSVTQVADGPLTPAVNEWVDFRSSAHASAVGKCLLAQLDHDGRRDHISRHRTARLTSRTITDEKILFSQLDAQSATVPVLDLQEYAVGTVCAAVPLTAGSAAGCLALSLPIEDAHRLRSAAETLSRRAAPVLLSLAL
- the ehuA gene encoding ectoine/hydroxyectoine ABC transporter ATP-binding protein EhuA, yielding MATEPLPLQKTDSPGPAAAPEEAVPASARTGEPLVRFDKVVKRYGDHVVLDELDFTVDRGEHVTLIGPSGSGKTTILRLLMTLEKVSGGVIWVDGAPLTHLRSPDGSLKPAGEKQLRESRKKIGMVFQQFNLFPNMKVIENITEAPVSVLGKSREEAETRARELLDLVGLSAKVDAHPSQLSGGQQQRVAIARALAMEPEILLLDEVTSALDPELVAGVLELLGDIARNTDITMLCVTHEMNFARDVSEKVLMFDAGRVVESGSPEKIFSDPSHERTREFLNAVL